From Mauremys mutica isolate MM-2020 ecotype Southern chromosome 15, ASM2049712v1, whole genome shotgun sequence, one genomic window encodes:
- the LOC123349820 gene encoding filamin-A-like produces the protein MPSGKVAKPDITDNKDGTVTVRYAPTEAGLHEMDIRCDSLHIPGSPLQFYVDYVNSGHVTAYGPGLIHGVVNKPATFTVNTKDAGEGGLSLAVEGPSKAEISCTDNQDGTCSVCYLPVLPGDYSIVVKYNEKHIAGSPFTARITGDDTLRMSQLKVGSSADIPLDIAETDLSQLTATVTPPSGREEPCQLKRLRNGHVGISFVPKEVGEHLVNIKRNGQHIPNSPITVTISQSEIGDASRVRVSGPGLSEGRTFEPAEFLIDTRDAGYGGLSLSIEGPSKVDINTEDLEDGTCRVTYCPTEPGNYIISIKFADQHVPGSPFSVKVTGEGRVKESITRRRRAPPVANVGSACDLSLKIPEISLADMTAQVTGPSGQRLAAEVLEAENSTYCVRFVPAETGVHSVSVKYKGQHVPGSPFQFTVGPLGEGGAHKVRAGGPGLERAEAGVPAEFSIWTREAGAGGLSIAVEGPSKAEIAFEDRKDGSCGVAYVVQEPGDYEVSVKFNEEHVPESPFVVPAAAPCHDARRLTVTSLQESGLKANQPASFAVSLNGAKGALDAKVHSPSGALEECHVTEIDEDKYAVRFIPRENGLYSIDVKFNSTHIPGSPFKIRVGEPGQAGDPGLVSAYGAGLEGGTTGSPAEFVVNTTNAGPGALAVTIDGPSKVQMDCQECAEGYKVTYTPMVPGSYLISIKYGGPYHIAGSPFKAKITGSRLGSSHSLHETSSVFVDAAGRAEVAVLQGAPPKFAADASKVVAKGLGLSRGFVGQKNSFTVDCSKAGNNMLLVGVHGPRTPCEEILVKHLGNRLYSVCYLLKEKGDYVLVVKWGDQHVPHSPFHVAVP, from the exons ATGCCCTCGGGGAAGGTGGCCAAGCCCGACATCACGGACAACAAGGACGGGACGGTGACGGTGAGATACGCGCCCACGGAGGCCGGGCTGCACGAGATGGACATCCGCTGTGACAGCCTGCACATCccag ggagccccctgCAGTTCTACGTGGACTACGTCAACAGCGGGCACGTCACGGCCTATGGCCCAGGGCTGATCCACGGCGTGGTCAACAAGCCGGCCACATTCACCGTCAACACCAAGGATGCTGGCGAAG GTGGCCTGTCCCTGGCGGTTGAGGGCCCCTCCAAGGCCGAGATCAGCTGCACCGACAACCAGGACGGCACCTGCAGCGTCTGCTACCTGCCCGTGCTGCCCGGCGACTACAGCATCGTAGTGAAATACAACGAGAAGCACATCGCAGGCAGCCCCTTCACCGCCCGCATCACCG GCGACGACACACTGCGAATGTCCCAGCTGAAGGTCGGCTCCTCGGCCGACATCCCCCTGGACATCGCAGAGACGGATCTGAGCCAGCTGACGGCGACCGTCACCCCCCCATCAGGGCGCGAGGAGCCCTGCCAGCTCAAACGCCTGCGCAACGGCCACGTGG GCATCTCGTTCGTGCCCAAGGAGGTGGGCGAGCACCTGGTGAATATCAAGCGGAACGGGCAGCACATCCCCAACAGCCCCATCACGGTGACCATCAGCCAGTCAGAGATTGGTGATGCCAGCCGGGTCCGCGTCTCCGGGCCCGGCCTGAGCGAGGGGCGGACCTTTGAGCCTGCTGAGTTCCTCATCGACACCCGGGACGCAG gctATGGCGGGCTCAGCTTGTCCATCGAGGGCCCCAGCAAGGTGGACATCAACACAGAAGACCTGGAGGACGGGACCTGCCGTGTCACCTACTGCCCCACGGAGCCCGGCAACTACATCATCTCCATCAAATTCGCAGACCAGCACGTGCCAG ggagcccctTCTCGGTGAAGGTGACAGGCGAGGGGCGGGTGAAGGAGAGCATCACCCGGCGCCGCCGCGCCCCCCCTGTGGCCAACGTGGGCAGCGCCTGCGACCTCAGCCTCAAGATCCCag AGATCAGCCTGGCGGACATGACGGCCCAGGTGACGGGCCCCTCGGGGCAGCGGCTGGCGGCTGAGGTGCTGGAGGCGGAGAACAGCACCTACTGCGTCCGGTTCGTGCCGGCCGAGACGGGGGTGCACTCGGTCAGCGTCAAGTACAAGGGGCAGCACGTTCCCGGCAGCCCCTTCCAGTTCACCGTCGGGCCGCTGGGCGAGGGCGGCGCCCACAAGGTGCGGGCGGGAGGCCCCGGCCTGGAGCGGGCCGAGGCCGGCGTGCCAG CCGAGTTCAGCATCTGGACGCGAGAGGCAGGCGCTGGGGGTCTCTCCATCGCCGTCGAGGGGCCCAGCAAGGCCGAGATCGCCTTCGAGGACAGGAAAGACGGGTCCTGCGGCGTGGCCTACGTCGTCCAGGAGCCCG GTGATTACGAGGTGTCGGTGAAGTTCAACGAGGAGCACGTTCCCGAAAGCCCCTTCGTGGTGCCGGCGGCGGCCCCCTGCCATGATGCCCGGCGCCTGACTGTTACCAGCCTTCAG GAGTCAGGCCTCAAGGCCAACCAGCCAGCTTCCTTTGCAGTCAGCCTGAACGGCGCCAAGGGGGCGCTGGATGCCAAGGTGCACAGCCCCTCGGGCGCGCTGGAGGAATGTCACGTCACCGAGATCGACGAAG ATAAATACGCCGTGCGCTTCATCCCGCGGGAGAACGGCCTCTACTCCATCGACGTCAAGTTCAACAGCACCCACATCCCCGGCAGCCCCTTCAAGATCCGCGTTGGGGAGCCAGGCCAGGCGGGCGACCCGGGCCTGGTGTCTGCGTACGGCGCGGGCCTGGAGGGGGGCACCACCG GCAGCCCGGCGGAGTTCGTGGTGAACACGACCAACGcgggccccggggccctggccgTGACCATCGACGGCCCCTCCAAGGTGCAGATGGACTGCCAGGAGTGCGCCGAGGGCTACAAAGTGACCTACACGCCCATGGTGCCCGGCAGCTACCTGATCTCCATCAAGTACGGCGGCCCCTACCACATCGCCGGCAGCCCCTTCAAGGCCAAGATCACAG GCTCCCGCCTGGGGAGCAGCCACAGTCTGCACGAGACGTCCTCTGTCTTCGTGGACGCAGCCGGGCGGGCGGAGGTGGCcgtgctgcagggggcgccccCCAAGTTCGCCGCGGACGCCAGCAAGGTGGTGGccaaggggctggggctgagcaggggcttcGTGGGCCAGAAGAACTCCTTCACGGTGGACTGCAGCAAAGcag GGAACAACATGCTGCTGGTGGGCGTGCACGGCCCTCGCACGCCGTGCGAGGAGATCCTGGTGAAGCACCTGGGGAACCGGCTCTACAGCGTCTGCTACCTGCTGAAGGAAAAAGGCGACTACGTCCTGGTGGTGAAATGGGGCGACCAGCACgtgccccacagccccttccACGTCGCTGTGCCGTAG